The Leptospira harrisiae genome segment GATTTGGAACTGTTGCTGGTAATTCGGCAATCAAATTAGGTCTTGTTGGATATTTCGGATCAAAAACAAAACGAGAAGGGATCCCTTCTTTTGCAAGAACCGCTTGGACGTATTTGGCCACCTGAATTTCGTTTCCACGAACCGATGGTATTTTCAATAAATCTGATAAAAGTTTTACCGCTTCCGACCTGCGTGCTTCCCAATTGACTTTGGGATATGATTGTTTTAGTTCCGCATACTTTACCTTTTGACCGAAGGAACATTGTAAACTTAAAACCGCGAGAATAAATACCGAAACCAAAACCTTCATAAAAATGAATCTCCCTTTCTCTCCGGAAAAGAGAATCATGGATTTCAAAAGTTAAAAGAAAAAACTAACTTAGATTTTTCGTAAAACCAATCGAACGATGGATGCCTTTCCTCTGTGGAACGGACTTTCATTAAGTTCAATTTCTAAGGCTTCTTCATATTCAACGCTCATTTCTGAAAAATCCATACGCAAATCTTTTAATTGATACAACATGTCTGGATCTTTTGGACCACCTGATGTGTATTGCAACTGCTCAGGAGAAAATGCCTCCAGCAATAAAATCCCACCTGATTTTAAAGTTCGAACACAATTACGGTGGGCAGTAGTGCGAATGGATTTATGAAAGTGGCAGTAAATCAAAGCAACCATATCCATTTGTTCTGGCGCATAGGGGTAAGATAAAACATCAGAAATCTCATAGTGGATGGTGACATTTTTTTCGTTCGCAAGTGCGGTTGCTTTTTGTTTTCCGATTTCTGATTGATCAAAGGCAAATACGTCCCAGCCGAGTCCTGCAGCAAATACCGCATTCCTTCCTTCGCCTTCACAGGGAAAAAGAATTCTTCCTTTTTTTAAATTAGGTAGACGAGTGCGTAAAAAATCGTTTGGGTCTTTTCCGTAAACATAGTCTTCATTCGCATAACGTTCATTCCAGAAAGTTTTAGAATACATGGTGTCCCTGCTGTTTATTTTTTTGATCGCATCATCATATACTAAACTTTCTGAATCAGAACCATTTTTTCAGTAATAATGAATTAAATCGTCGGCAGATTCCCGCGGTGTATGGAAACGATTGAGTTCAGAATCCGGTTTTGGATATCCGATGCTCAGTCCAAGGATTACCTTTTCTTCCTTAGGCAACCCTAAAAGGTTTCGAACGACATCAGGAAATGCACCCAAAGCGGCTTGTGGACAAGTTCCCAATCCTTCCTCCCTTGCTAGGAGAAGAATCGATTGTAAAAAACAACCCAAATCAATTCCGACAAAAAAATTGAGATCAAATTTAGAAGTGATAAAAACTGCAGTCGGTGCCCCAAAGAATTCAAAATTTCGAAGCATAAATTGGTCCCTCGCTTCTTTGTCTTTACGATCAATTCCTGCCACTCCATAAATTTTCATCCCTAAATCAAACATTCGTTTTTTGGCATCACTTGGATATGATTCTGGCCAATTGGTTTCTGGTTGGGGGGAAGACTCCCTTGCTGCTTTCGTAAGTTCTAATGCTAACTTCTCTCGTTTATTGCCACTCACAATATGTACCTTCCAAGGTTGCGAGTTTTTCCAACTGGGGGAACGCAGGGCCTTTTTAAAGATCCTTTGGAGGATTTCTTCTGGGATAGGTTCTGGTAAATATTCTCGGATGCTATGTCTAGTTTCTAAGGCCTCCGTTGTTGTTTTGGCAGACTCATGGATGGATATCATTTCAGAATTCATATG includes the following:
- a CDS encoding class I SAM-dependent methyltransferase, whose protein sequence is MYSKTFWNERYANEDYVYGKDPNDFLRTRLPNLKKGRILFPCEGEGRNAVFAAGLGWDVFAFDQSEIGKQKATALANEKNVTIHYEISDVLSYPYAPEQMDMVALIYCHFHKSIRTTAHRNCVRTLKSGGILLLEAFSPEQLQYTSGGPKDPDMLYQLKDLRMDFSEMSVEYEEALEIELNESPFHRGKASIVRLVLRKI
- a CDS encoding nitroreductase codes for the protein MNSEMISIHESAKTTTEALETRHSIREYLPEPIPEEILQRIFKKALRSPSWKNSQPWKVHIVSGNKREKLALELTKAARESSPQPETNWPESYPSDAKKRMFDLGMKIYGVAGIDRKDKEARDQFMLRNFEFFGAPTAVFITSKFDLNFFVGIDLGCFLQSILLLAREEGLGTCPQAALGAFPDVVRNLLGLPKEEKVILGLSIGYPKPDSELNRFHTPRESADDLIHYY